A stretch of Grus americana isolate bGruAme1 chromosome 24, bGruAme1.mat, whole genome shotgun sequence DNA encodes these proteins:
- the APOA5 gene encoding apolipoprotein A-V isoform X1 — translation MTGPHVTSQERPWTSTLCLHGVRSKRPSPVDAPYRPCLSASRRLYIKCTTGRLPAGGTREASRSRGEQGRLIPGLTVSGRRSWPSSRVRAGSVTGGRQERGPRGKQVRGARPAARCEPTRSLLLPSLSPLQCGGTPAGQTMPLKAALLLALLATLPVLRAELARSGFWEYLGQLTSDKESPEHGRSSKLGRDIANLKESLQDGVSYMGNVLGKLAPLNRDLQPRLYQDSDSLRKLIRKELESLRVKLSPYVDEVHHKVGKHLEDLRYRLQPFTEELLDQVSLKARELRRHLMPGQEATAQLLEGADEVQKFMAHYADKITLHTDQVKDIFQPYADRLVTEIHRNVEELHRNVVPHTRASPEQLNQYIQELSAKLTRNARDLHQQIQRNLEQLKLKLSLYPGGLREPTAPADRYTEELAREVQRRVEEFRRDTYVQIQAFTQALDQETEEMRLKLSSRPSHPGDLQDGPPPVEDLHARLDALWRDLAHSLSERGGEAR, via the exons ATGACCGGCCCCCACGTCACCTCTCAGGAACGTCCGTGGACCTCCACGTTGTGTTTACACGGAGTGAGGTCCAAAAGGCCTAGCCCTGTGGATGCACCTTATCGCCCGTGCCTCTCTGCCTCCCGCCGGCTGTATATAAAGTGCACCACGGGCCGGCTCCCAGCAGGAGGGACACGGGAGGCAAGCAGGAGCCGTGGCGAGCAGGGCCGCCTCATACCTGGTTTGACGGTGTCCGGCCGGAGGAGCTGGCCGTCATCTCGCGTGCGTGCCGGTAGCGTTACGGGGGGACGCCAGGAGCGAGGGCCTCGCGGAAAGCAAGTGAGGGGGGCGAGACCTGCAGCACGGTGTGAGCCAACgcgctcccttctccttccctctctctcccccctgcAGTGTGGCGGCACGCCGGCTGGGCAGACCATGCCTCTGAAGGCTGCGCTTCTCCTTGCCCTCCTGGCCACCTTACCAG TGTTGCGGGCCGAGCTGGCACGCAGCGGCTTCTGGGAGTACCTTGGCCAGCTGACGAGTGACAAGGAGAGCCCGGAGCACGGCCGGAGCAGCAAGCTGGGCAGGGACATCGC AAACCTGAAGGAGAGTCTTCAGGATGGGGTCAGCTACATGGGAAACGTCCTGGGGAAGCTGGCGCCCCTCAACAGAGACCTCCAGCCCCGGCTCTACCAGGACTCAGACAGCCTGCGGAAGCTCATCAGGAAAGAGCTGGAGAGCCTGCGGGTGAAACTGTCCCCGTACGTGGACGAAGTCCACCACAAGGTCGGCAAGCACCTGGAAGATCTTCGCTACCGGCTGCAGCCGTTCACGGAGGAGCTCCTGGACCAGGTGTCCCTGAAAGCCCGGGAGCTCCGGCGGCACCTCATGCCTGGCCAGGAGGCGACGGCTCAGCTCCTGGAGGGCGCGGACGAGGTCCAGAAGTTCATGGCTCACTACGCCGACAAGATCACGCTCCACACTGACCAGGTGAAGGACATTTTCCAGCCCTACGCAGACAGGCTGGTGACCGAGATCCACCGCAACGTGGAGGAGCTGCACAGGAACGTGGTCCCTCACACCCGGGCCAGCCCGGAACAGCTCAACCAGTACATCCAGGAGCTCTCTGCAAAGCTGACCCGCAACGCGAGGGACCTCCACCAGCAGATCCAGAGGAACCTGGAGCAGCTCAAGCTGAAGCTCAGCCTCTACCCCGGAGGCCTCCGGGAGCCGACAGCCCCTGCAGACCGCTACACGGAGGAGCTGGCCCGGGAGGTGCAGCGGCGGGTGGAGGAGTTCCGGAGGGACACGTACGTCCAGATCCAGGCCTTCACCCAGGCCCTCGACCAGGAGACGGAGGAGATGAGGCTGAAGCTCTCGTCTCGGCCCTCCCACCCGGGGGACCTGCAGGACGGGCCGCCCCCCGTGGAGGACCTGCACGCCCGCCTTGACGCCCTCTGGAGAGACCTGGCCCACAGCCTGAGCGAGCGGGGCGGCGAGGCCCGCTga
- the ZPR1 gene encoding zinc finger protein ZPR1 isoform X1 gives MGDRARGEPSPASRDRPASRDRPASRDRAARRRGGERFRRYRHHVGAGGGGGGAGVPGVPVPAPQRRGRRAAPGRDRVSVHELLPKRSPSSKRSSSAPSPATAAPGPTRRSSPRAGSRSRACATPWPSPPARRCVPRCGCFAWGIPGLSGILTLLLDCRVQDMNREVVKTDCATAQIPELDFEIPAFTQKGVLTTIEGIIDRAVAGLEQDQPVRRATDEEVASKIDEFISKLKQLKEVHSSFTFIIDDPSGNSFVENPHAPQKDDALVVTRYRRTPQQAAMLGLEGEELDEKAADPAEDLRNEVLQFNTNCPECNAPANTNMKLVQIPHFKEVIIMATNCDSCGHRTNEVKSGGAIEPQGTRITLRITDPSDMTRDILKSETCSVEIPELEFELGMGALGGKFTTLEGLLKDIRELVERNPFTLGDSSTPSKTEKLQEFIGKLCEITEGKRKAHFIMDDPVGNSYLQNVYAPEEDPELKVERYERTFEQNEELGLNDMRTEGYESQGAPGR, from the exons ATGGGGGACCGGGCCCGGGGCGAGCCGTCTCCCGCCTCACGTGACCGGCCCGCCTCACGTGACCGGCCCGCCTCACGTGACCGCGCAGCGCGCAGGCGCGGCGGGGAGCGGTTCCGGCGGTATCGGCATCATGTCGGCGCTGGGGGCGGTGGAGGCGGcgcgggggtcccgggggtcccTGTTCCGGCCCCTCAGCGCCGAGGACGGCGAGCAGCGCCCGGCCGAGATCGAGTCTCTGTGCATGAACTGCTTCCGAAAC GATCCCCTTCTTCAAAGAGATCATCGTCAGCTCCTTCGCCTGCGACAGCTGCTCCTGGTCCAACACGGAGATCCAGTCCGCGGGCAGGATCCAGGAGCAGGGCGTGCGCTACACCCTGGCCGTCACCTCCCGCCAG GCGCTGCGTGCCCCGGTGTGGCTGCTTTGCGTGGGGCATCCCGGGCCTGTCGGGGATCCTGACGCTGCTCCTCGACTGTCGTGTGCAGGACATGAACCGGGAGGTAGTGAAGACCGACTGTGCCACGGCTCAAATACCAGAGCTGGACTTTGAGATCCCTGCTTTCACCCAGAAGGGAG TCCTTACCACCATTGAAGGGATAATTGACAGAGCTGTCGCGGGCCTGGAGCAGGACCAGCCCGTCCGCAGG GCGACGGACGAGGAGGTGGCAAGTAAAATCGATGAGTTCATCAGTAAACTGAAGCAGCTGAAAGAAGTACATTCCTCCTTCACCTTT aTCATAGACGATCCTTCAGGGAACAGCTTTGTGGAGAACCCTCACGCGCCACAGAAGGATGACGCTCTTGTGGTCACTCGCTACAGGAGGACTCCGCAGCAGGCTGCcatgctggggctggag GGAGAGGAGTTGGATGAGAAGGCGGCCGATCCCGCGGAGGATCTGAGGAATGAG GTACTGCAGTTCAACACCAACTGCCCCGAGTGCAACGCCCCAGCTAACACAAACATGAAGCTAGTGC AAATCCCACACTTCAAGGAAGTGATTATCATGGCCACAAACTGCGACTCCTGTGGGCACAGGACAAATGAG GTGAAGTCTGGAGGAGCAATCGAACCACAGGGCACCAGGATTACCCTTAGGATTACAGACCCTTCGGATATGACGAGGGACATCCTCAAG TCGGAGACGTGCAGCGTGGAGATCCCAGAGCTGGAGTTTGAGCTGGGGATGGGAGCGCTGGGGGGGAAGTTCACCACGCTGGAAGGGCTGCTGAAGGACATCAGAGAGCTG GTTGAGAGAAACCCCTTCACTCTGGGGGACAGCTCTACGCCCAGCAAAACGGAGAAGCTGCAAGAGTTCATTGGAAAACTGTGCGAG AtcacagagggaaagagaaaagctcACTTCATCATGGATGACCCTGTGGGCAACAGCTATCTTCAG AACGTGTACGCCCCAGAGGAGGACCCGGAGCTGAAGGTGGAGCGCTACGAGCGCACATTTGAGCAGAACGAAGAGCTGGGCCTGAACGACATGCGGACGGAGGGCTACGAGTCCCAGGGAGCCCCTGGCCGGTAG
- the APOA5 gene encoding apolipoprotein A-V isoform X3: protein MPLKAALLLALLATLPVLRAELARSGFWEYLGQLTSDKESPEHGRSSKLGRDIANLKESLQDGVSYMGNVLGKLAPLNRDLQPRLYQDSDSLRKLIRKELESLRVKLSPYVDEVHHKVGKHLEDLRYRLQPFTEELLDQVSLKARELRRHLMPGQEATAQLLEGADEVQKFMAHYADKITLHTDQVKDIFQPYADRLVTEIHRNVEELHRNVVPHTRASPEQLNQYIQELSAKLTRNARDLHQQIQRNLEQLKLKLSLYPGGLREPTAPADRYTEELAREVQRRVEEFRRDTYVQIQAFTQALDQETEEMRLKLSSRPSHPGDLQDGPPPVEDLHARLDALWRDLAHSLSERGGEAR, encoded by the exons ATGCCTCTGAAGGCTGCGCTTCTCCTTGCCCTCCTGGCCACCTTACCAG TGTTGCGGGCCGAGCTGGCACGCAGCGGCTTCTGGGAGTACCTTGGCCAGCTGACGAGTGACAAGGAGAGCCCGGAGCACGGCCGGAGCAGCAAGCTGGGCAGGGACATCGC AAACCTGAAGGAGAGTCTTCAGGATGGGGTCAGCTACATGGGAAACGTCCTGGGGAAGCTGGCGCCCCTCAACAGAGACCTCCAGCCCCGGCTCTACCAGGACTCAGACAGCCTGCGGAAGCTCATCAGGAAAGAGCTGGAGAGCCTGCGGGTGAAACTGTCCCCGTACGTGGACGAAGTCCACCACAAGGTCGGCAAGCACCTGGAAGATCTTCGCTACCGGCTGCAGCCGTTCACGGAGGAGCTCCTGGACCAGGTGTCCCTGAAAGCCCGGGAGCTCCGGCGGCACCTCATGCCTGGCCAGGAGGCGACGGCTCAGCTCCTGGAGGGCGCGGACGAGGTCCAGAAGTTCATGGCTCACTACGCCGACAAGATCACGCTCCACACTGACCAGGTGAAGGACATTTTCCAGCCCTACGCAGACAGGCTGGTGACCGAGATCCACCGCAACGTGGAGGAGCTGCACAGGAACGTGGTCCCTCACACCCGGGCCAGCCCGGAACAGCTCAACCAGTACATCCAGGAGCTCTCTGCAAAGCTGACCCGCAACGCGAGGGACCTCCACCAGCAGATCCAGAGGAACCTGGAGCAGCTCAAGCTGAAGCTCAGCCTCTACCCCGGAGGCCTCCGGGAGCCGACAGCCCCTGCAGACCGCTACACGGAGGAGCTGGCCCGGGAGGTGCAGCGGCGGGTGGAGGAGTTCCGGAGGGACACGTACGTCCAGATCCAGGCCTTCACCCAGGCCCTCGACCAGGAGACGGAGGAGATGAGGCTGAAGCTCTCGTCTCGGCCCTCCCACCCGGGGGACCTGCAGGACGGGCCGCCCCCCGTGGAGGACCTGCACGCCCGCCTTGACGCCCTCTGGAGAGACCTGGCCCACAGCCTGAGCGAGCGGGGCGGCGAGGCCCGCTga
- the APOA1 gene encoding apolipoprotein A-I codes for MRAVVVALALLCLTGTQARYFWQHDEPQAPLDRLKDMVDVYLETVKASGKDAIAQFESSAVGKQLDLKLADNLDTLGAAAAKLREDMAPYYKEVREMWLKDTEALRQELTKDMEEVKEKIRPFLDQFSAKWTEELEQYRQRLAPVAQELKELTKQKVELMQEKLTPVAEEARDRLRGHVEELRKNLAPYSDELRQKLSQKLEEIREKGIPQAAEYQAKVVEQLSNLREKVTPLLQDFKERLTPYAESLKTRFITLLDDLQKSVA; via the exons ATGAGAGCGGTGGTGGTGGCCCTcgccctgctctgcctgacGG GCACCCAGGCCCGCTACTTCTGGCAGCACGATGAACCCCAGGCGCCCCTGGACCGCCTCAAGGACATGGTGGACGTGTACCTGGAGACAGTGAAGGCCAGTGGCAAGGATGCCATTGCCCAGTTCGAGTCCTCCGCCGTGGGCAAACAGCTGGA CCTGAAGCTGGCCGACAACCTGGACACGCTGGGCGCAGCCGCCGCCAAGCTGCGGGAGGACATGGCCCCCTACTACAAGGAGGTGCGGGAGATGTGGCTGAAGGACACCGAGGCCCTGCGCCAGGAGCTGACCAAGGACATGGAGGAGGTGAAGGAGAAGATCCGGCCCTTCCTGGACCAGTTCTCTGCCAAGTGGacggaggagctggagcagtACCGCCAGCGCCTGGCGCCCGTGGCCCAGGAGCTGAAGGAGCTCACCAAGCAGAAGGTGGAGCTGATGCAGGAGAAGCTGACCCCAGTGGCCGAGGAGGCTCGGGACCGCCTGCGCGGGCACGTGGAGGAGCTGCGCAAGAACCTGGCACCCTACAGCGACGAGCTGCGGCAGAAGCTGAGCCAGAAGCTGGAGGAGATCCGGGAGAAGGGCATCCCCCAGGCTGCCGAGTACCAGGCCAAGGTGGTGGAGCAGCTCAGCAACCTGCGTGAGAAGGTGACGCCCCTGTTGCAGGACTTCAAGGAGCGCCTCACCCCCTACGCTGAGAGCCTCAAGACCCGCTTCATCACCCTCCTGGACGACCTCCAGAAGAGCGTGGCCTga
- the ZPR1 gene encoding zinc finger protein ZPR1 isoform X2, producing MSALGAVEAARGSRGSLFRPLSAEDGEQRPAEIESLCMNCFRNGVTRLLLTRIPFFKEIIVSSFACDSCSWSNTEIQSAGRIQEQGVRYTLAVTSRQDMNREVVKTDCATAQIPELDFEIPAFTQKGVLTTIEGIIDRAVAGLEQDQPVRRATDEEVASKIDEFISKLKQLKEVHSSFTFIIDDPSGNSFVENPHAPQKDDALVVTRYRRTPQQAAMLGLEGEELDEKAADPAEDLRNEVLQFNTNCPECNAPANTNMKLVQIPHFKEVIIMATNCDSCGHRTNEVKSGGAIEPQGTRITLRITDPSDMTRDILKSETCSVEIPELEFELGMGALGGKFTTLEGLLKDIRELVERNPFTLGDSSTPSKTEKLQEFIGKLCEITEGKRKAHFIMDDPVGNSYLQNVYAPEEDPELKVERYERTFEQNEELGLNDMRTEGYESQGAPGR from the exons ATGTCGGCGCTGGGGGCGGTGGAGGCGGcgcgggggtcccgggggtcccTGTTCCGGCCCCTCAGCGCCGAGGACGGCGAGCAGCGCCCGGCCGAGATCGAGTCTCTGTGCATGAACTGCTTCCGAAAC GGGGTGACGCGGCTCCTGCTCACCAGGATCCCCTTCTTCAAAGAGATCATCGTCAGCTCCTTCGCCTGCGACAGCTGCTCCTGGTCCAACACGGAGATCCAGTCCGCGGGCAGGATCCAGGAGCAGGGCGTGCGCTACACCCTGGCCGTCACCTCCCGCCAG GACATGAACCGGGAGGTAGTGAAGACCGACTGTGCCACGGCTCAAATACCAGAGCTGGACTTTGAGATCCCTGCTTTCACCCAGAAGGGAG TCCTTACCACCATTGAAGGGATAATTGACAGAGCTGTCGCGGGCCTGGAGCAGGACCAGCCCGTCCGCAGG GCGACGGACGAGGAGGTGGCAAGTAAAATCGATGAGTTCATCAGTAAACTGAAGCAGCTGAAAGAAGTACATTCCTCCTTCACCTTT aTCATAGACGATCCTTCAGGGAACAGCTTTGTGGAGAACCCTCACGCGCCACAGAAGGATGACGCTCTTGTGGTCACTCGCTACAGGAGGACTCCGCAGCAGGCTGCcatgctggggctggag GGAGAGGAGTTGGATGAGAAGGCGGCCGATCCCGCGGAGGATCTGAGGAATGAG GTACTGCAGTTCAACACCAACTGCCCCGAGTGCAACGCCCCAGCTAACACAAACATGAAGCTAGTGC AAATCCCACACTTCAAGGAAGTGATTATCATGGCCACAAACTGCGACTCCTGTGGGCACAGGACAAATGAG GTGAAGTCTGGAGGAGCAATCGAACCACAGGGCACCAGGATTACCCTTAGGATTACAGACCCTTCGGATATGACGAGGGACATCCTCAAG TCGGAGACGTGCAGCGTGGAGATCCCAGAGCTGGAGTTTGAGCTGGGGATGGGAGCGCTGGGGGGGAAGTTCACCACGCTGGAAGGGCTGCTGAAGGACATCAGAGAGCTG GTTGAGAGAAACCCCTTCACTCTGGGGGACAGCTCTACGCCCAGCAAAACGGAGAAGCTGCAAGAGTTCATTGGAAAACTGTGCGAG AtcacagagggaaagagaaaagctcACTTCATCATGGATGACCCTGTGGGCAACAGCTATCTTCAG AACGTGTACGCCCCAGAGGAGGACCCGGAGCTGAAGGTGGAGCGCTACGAGCGCACATTTGAGCAGAACGAAGAGCTGGGCCTGAACGACATGCGGACGGAGGGCTACGAGTCCCAGGGAGCCCCTGGCCGGTAG
- the APOA5 gene encoding apolipoprotein A-V isoform X2, which yields MTGPHVTSQERPWTSTLCLHGVRSKRPSPVDAPYRPCLSASRRLYIKCTTGRLPAGGTREASRSRGEQGRLIPGLTVSGRRSWPSSRCGGTPAGQTMPLKAALLLALLATLPVLRAELARSGFWEYLGQLTSDKESPEHGRSSKLGRDIANLKESLQDGVSYMGNVLGKLAPLNRDLQPRLYQDSDSLRKLIRKELESLRVKLSPYVDEVHHKVGKHLEDLRYRLQPFTEELLDQVSLKARELRRHLMPGQEATAQLLEGADEVQKFMAHYADKITLHTDQVKDIFQPYADRLVTEIHRNVEELHRNVVPHTRASPEQLNQYIQELSAKLTRNARDLHQQIQRNLEQLKLKLSLYPGGLREPTAPADRYTEELAREVQRRVEEFRRDTYVQIQAFTQALDQETEEMRLKLSSRPSHPGDLQDGPPPVEDLHARLDALWRDLAHSLSERGGEAR from the exons ATGACCGGCCCCCACGTCACCTCTCAGGAACGTCCGTGGACCTCCACGTTGTGTTTACACGGAGTGAGGTCCAAAAGGCCTAGCCCTGTGGATGCACCTTATCGCCCGTGCCTCTCTGCCTCCCGCCGGCTGTATATAAAGTGCACCACGGGCCGGCTCCCAGCAGGAGGGACACGGGAGGCAAGCAGGAGCCGTGGCGAGCAGGGCCGCCTCATACCTGGTTTGACGGTGTCCGGCCGGAGGAGCTGGCCGTCATCTCGC TGTGGCGGCACGCCGGCTGGGCAGACCATGCCTCTGAAGGCTGCGCTTCTCCTTGCCCTCCTGGCCACCTTACCAG TGTTGCGGGCCGAGCTGGCACGCAGCGGCTTCTGGGAGTACCTTGGCCAGCTGACGAGTGACAAGGAGAGCCCGGAGCACGGCCGGAGCAGCAAGCTGGGCAGGGACATCGC AAACCTGAAGGAGAGTCTTCAGGATGGGGTCAGCTACATGGGAAACGTCCTGGGGAAGCTGGCGCCCCTCAACAGAGACCTCCAGCCCCGGCTCTACCAGGACTCAGACAGCCTGCGGAAGCTCATCAGGAAAGAGCTGGAGAGCCTGCGGGTGAAACTGTCCCCGTACGTGGACGAAGTCCACCACAAGGTCGGCAAGCACCTGGAAGATCTTCGCTACCGGCTGCAGCCGTTCACGGAGGAGCTCCTGGACCAGGTGTCCCTGAAAGCCCGGGAGCTCCGGCGGCACCTCATGCCTGGCCAGGAGGCGACGGCTCAGCTCCTGGAGGGCGCGGACGAGGTCCAGAAGTTCATGGCTCACTACGCCGACAAGATCACGCTCCACACTGACCAGGTGAAGGACATTTTCCAGCCCTACGCAGACAGGCTGGTGACCGAGATCCACCGCAACGTGGAGGAGCTGCACAGGAACGTGGTCCCTCACACCCGGGCCAGCCCGGAACAGCTCAACCAGTACATCCAGGAGCTCTCTGCAAAGCTGACCCGCAACGCGAGGGACCTCCACCAGCAGATCCAGAGGAACCTGGAGCAGCTCAAGCTGAAGCTCAGCCTCTACCCCGGAGGCCTCCGGGAGCCGACAGCCCCTGCAGACCGCTACACGGAGGAGCTGGCCCGGGAGGTGCAGCGGCGGGTGGAGGAGTTCCGGAGGGACACGTACGTCCAGATCCAGGCCTTCACCCAGGCCCTCGACCAGGAGACGGAGGAGATGAGGCTGAAGCTCTCGTCTCGGCCCTCCCACCCGGGGGACCTGCAGGACGGGCCGCCCCCCGTGGAGGACCTGCACGCCCGCCTTGACGCCCTCTGGAGAGACCTGGCCCACAGCCTGAGCGAGCGGGGCGGCGAGGCCCGCTga
- the APOA4 gene encoding apolipoprotein A-IV translates to MSPKAAALVLVLLAVSGMRADVNPDEVASVLWKYFTELGSNAKETVDQLQQAEITKQLNTLLESNLRSVNSYAEDLQRRLVPFATELQARLAQDSQRLKEQIRQELAELQAKLAPYADEVHQQIGTNIRQLQAKMSPYAEELRSQVDRGAGELRQALEPYAAELRDRLQDNAESIQASLSPYADRLQQQIDGGVESLKEQLAPLADKLKAQVGQSVEELRRGLSPYAQEVQDGLNRQLESLTVQMERAAEELRARLAARSEELRAQLSPLAQELRQLASSDAENLQQRLAPLAQQLDERVGQTLEAFRQQAAPFGEAFGQQLVKRLEEMRGKLDSGAAGVEDHLELLEKEVREKVAAFLSTAKPPEN, encoded by the exons ATGTCTCCGAAGGCGGCCGCCCTTGTCCTGGTGCTGCTCGCGGTCTCAG GGATGCGGGCTGACGTCAACCCGGACGAGGTGGCCAGCGTGCTCTGGAAGTACTTCACCGAGCTGGGCAGCAATGCCAAGGAGACGGTGGACCAGCTGCAGCAAGCCGAGATCACCAAGCAGCTCAA caccctgctggAGAGCAACCTGCGGAGCGTTAACTCGTACGCCGAGGACCTGCAGCGGCGGCTGGTGCCCTTCGCCACGGAGCTGCAGGCGCGGCTGGCACAGGACTCGCAGCGGCTGAAGGAACAGATCCGGCAGGAGCTGGCGGAGCTGCAGGCCAAGCTGGCGCCCTACGCCGATGAGGTTCACCAGCAGATCGGCACCAACATCCGCCAGCTGCAAGCCAAGATGAGCCCCTACGCCGAGGAGCTGCGCTCCCAGGTGGACCGCGGGGCCGGGGAGCTGCGGCAGGCACTGGAGCCCTACGCCGCCGAGCTGCGCGACCGGCTGCAGGACAACGCCGAGAGCATCCAGGCCTCCCTCAGCCCCTATGCCGAccggctgcagcagcagatcgACGGTGGGGTGGAGAGCCTGAAGGAGCAGCTGGCTCCCCTGGCTGACAAGCTGAAGGCGCAGGTGGGGCAGAGCGTGGAGGAGCTGCGGCGGGGGCTCAGCCCCTACGCCCAGGAGGTGCAGGACGGCCTCAACCGGCAGCTGGAGAGCCTGACGGTGCAGATGGAGCGGGCGGCGGAGGAGCTGCGTGCCCGCCTGGCCGCCAGATCGGAGGAGCTGCgagcccagctcagcccgcTGGCCCAGGAACTGCGGCAGCTGGCGAGCAGCGACGCCGAGAACCTGCAGCAGCGGCTGGcccccctggcccagcagctGGACGAGCGCGTGGGGCAGACGCTGGAGGCTTTCCGGCAGCAGGCAGCCCCCTTCGGCGAGGCCTTCGGGCAGCAGCTGGTGAAGCGGCTGGAGGAGATGCGGGGGAAGCTGGACTCGGGCGCCGCTGGCGTGGAGGACcacctggagctgctggagaaggaggtgcgggagaaggtggctgccttcctCAGCACCGCCAAGCCGCCGGAGaactga
- the APOC3 gene encoding apolipoprotein C-III, which produces MGPCLLPRATCSALSPAMKASLLLALVCTAVLAAGARADAPREPEALVRKVQEYAQKATAMAKSTFSMVQESEVAQQARRWLSDNVDLAKQRLAWLKEQLVELWKRTPAA; this is translated from the exons ATGggcccctgcctgctgccccgtGCCACGTGCTCTGCTCTCTCCCCAGCCATGAAGGCGTCGCTCCTGCTCGCGCTCGTCTGCACGGCCGTCCTGGCCGCCGGAGCAA GGGCCGATGCGCCAAGGGAGCCGGAGGCGCTGGTGAGGAAGGTGCAGGAGTACGCCCAGAAAGCCACGGCCATGGCCAAGAGCACCTTCAGCATGGTGCAGGAGTCAGAGGTGGCTCAGCAAGCCAG GCGATGGCTGTCGGACAACGTGGACCTGGCGAAGCAGCGGCTGGCCTggctgaaggagcagctggTGGAGCTCTGGAAGCGGACGCCGGCCGCGTAA